Proteins encoded within one genomic window of Candidatus Desulfarcum epimagneticum:
- the mamI-3 gene encoding Magnetosome protein MamI-3 (Evidence 3 : Putative function from multiple computational evidences), with amino-acid sequence MMASKKTKPSERLETTELRIEKSASFLKSDWPMIICVAMVVCIIVYSVLNHARHKPDTPQAMFANAIKQVQGLPEWKPGLGAQPLLSKPAAFARSPWQTLYTCPTHGPQTPVFDSNAAPYCPICNQNMMVSQ; translated from the coding sequence ATGATGGCAAGTAAAAAAACAAAACCGTCAGAAAGGTTGGAAACCACGGAACTTCGGATTGAAAAGTCCGCCAGTTTTTTGAAGTCTGACTGGCCGATGATCATTTGCGTGGCGATGGTGGTCTGCATCATTGTTTATTCGGTGTTAAATCATGCGAGACACAAGCCCGACACGCCCCAGGCCATGTTCGCCAACGCCATAAAACAGGTTCAGGGCCTGCCGGAATGGAAACCCGGCCTTGGAGCGCAACCCCTGTTATCCAAACCGGCCGCGTTTGCGCGATCCCCCTGGCAGACCTTGTACACCTGCCCGACACATGGGCCGCAAACGCCTGTTTTTGATTCCAATGCGGCGCCTTATTGCCCTATTTGCAACCAAAATATGATGGTGAGTCAATGA
- the mamE-Nter gene encoding Magnetosome protein MamE-Nter (Evidence 3 : Putative function from multiple computational evidences): MFFNRIKKTRKNIEKPMKFKAKTITKDQWTGFIVVIVLFSGILLYANIKGASPQQGQVPLPVYPPGPAAPAGVFSPPVQAPAPASALSPAATAKAVQEAINEAVAGVRPSIVAVTVPAAKVAGTADPSGLTFVRPNRTGPNVTGSGVIIDPAGYILTTFQTVGKAEKVKVKLYGVLQSEYMAEVVAVDSKTDLALLKIETPGVYPAAMIGNSDSIEIGDIVFAIGAPYGFSRSVSMGIVSANRRKISIKDRWYPDLIQTDAAINRGDDGGALINIRGEVIGVNMAYFIPGNHFTGIGFALPINDAANLLGRM, translated from the coding sequence TTGTTTTTTAACCGGATAAAAAAAACAAGAAAAAATATTGAAAAGCCAATGAAATTCAAAGCCAAAACAATCACCAAAGATCAATGGACAGGGTTTATCGTGGTCATTGTCCTTTTTTCCGGCATACTGCTTTACGCCAATATCAAGGGGGCGTCGCCGCAGCAGGGCCAGGTCCCTCTTCCTGTGTATCCGCCAGGCCCCGCGGCCCCGGCCGGGGTTTTCTCTCCGCCGGTCCAGGCGCCCGCTCCCGCGTCGGCGCTTTCGCCGGCCGCGACAGCCAAAGCGGTGCAGGAGGCGATCAATGAAGCGGTGGCGGGGGTTCGGCCCTCTATTGTCGCCGTTACCGTTCCCGCCGCCAAAGTGGCCGGGACGGCCGATCCGTCAGGCTTGACATTTGTGCGGCCCAACCGGACAGGCCCCAACGTCACAGGGTCCGGCGTGATCATAGATCCGGCGGGGTATATCCTGACGACCTTTCAAACCGTTGGAAAGGCGGAGAAGGTGAAAGTCAAGCTTTACGGCGTCCTTCAAAGCGAATATATGGCTGAAGTGGTCGCCGTTGACAGCAAAACGGACCTGGCGCTTTTGAAAATTGAAACACCGGGGGTGTACCCGGCGGCCATGATCGGCAATTCGGATTCCATTGAAATCGGGGATATCGTATTTGCCATCGGCGCCCCCTATGGATTTTCAAGATCGGTTTCCATGGGGATTGTCAGCGCCAACCGGCGGAAAATTTCCATCAAGGACCGCTGGTATCCGGACCTGATTCAGACAGACGCCGCCATCAACAGGGGCGATGACGGGGGGGCGCTGATCAACATCCGGGGAGAGGTGATCGGCGTCAATATGGCCTATTTTATACCGGGAAACCACTTTACCGGCATCGGGTTCGCCCTGCCCATCAATGACGCGGCAAACTTATTGGGGAGGATGTAA
- the mamEO gene encoding magnetosome protein MamEO (Evidence 3 : Putative function from multiple computational evidences), which yields MLRHLCALVLFMLSASHAWPAQTRANDPLPGLQEDINSAVAIVRPSVAGIVARKKSGADGPGGALLWFDSIGSGVILDEQGHILTNYHVVDNARKIDVTLWRSPPHTYTATIIKKDPSMDLALLKIQSADRLIPARFGDSSKTRIGDLVLSVGSPFGFDHTVSMGAVSAAKRDLFINGKTYAGMIQTDAVINEGNSGGPLVDIHGRVVGINTAIYSPGAAYIGIGFAIPINQAKHFFTPFTGAVPAAVKFPAINPLHKFPIDMNKGRPNDFNHTTFRDCAQCHIIQVKSPMIVGHKRPHPFVGACDKCHIVERTHATGAPVTVAARGPGTLDLSYHSDSWSFFKHILLKALPLFFVSSIIFSLLGLGGGFFYVPILIMCHLDFHTASTTSLLMITTGSLSALYVFKKSGMVDLKLVSALGTPAMIGSFAGGILSDAFNVYTLYILFSITLFAASYMMAQDKKILEGRYYRLEASPLVMHRRFNGHEYSIDLVLAGFLVLSVGFLGGLLGIAGGWFLVPMLVLLFSLPMRIAVATSSFIVPLNGLAGFAGHGFVGHIDWQLALPLCALAAIGAQIGARISIKTETNVLRVIFAFILSLVAVWMLTKNVFVF from the coding sequence ATGCTGAGACACCTTTGCGCTTTAGTCCTTTTCATGCTTTCGGCGTCCCATGCCTGGCCGGCCCAGACAAGGGCCAATGATCCGTTGCCCGGCTTGCAGGAAGACATCAACTCCGCCGTGGCGATTGTCAGGCCTTCGGTGGCGGGCATTGTGGCGCGGAAAAAAAGCGGCGCCGACGGGCCTGGCGGCGCTTTGCTGTGGTTTGACAGCATTGGCTCCGGAGTGATTTTGGATGAGCAGGGGCATATTTTAACCAATTACCATGTGGTGGACAACGCGCGAAAAATAGATGTGACTCTTTGGCGCTCGCCCCCCCACACTTATACGGCGACGATCATAAAAAAGGATCCCTCAATGGACTTAGCGCTGCTGAAAATACAAAGCGCCGACCGCCTTATCCCGGCTCGCTTCGGAGATTCTTCGAAGACCCGCATAGGCGATCTGGTCCTGTCTGTGGGCTCTCCATTCGGCTTTGATCACACGGTGTCCATGGGGGCGGTCAGCGCCGCCAAAAGAGATCTGTTTATAAACGGCAAAACATATGCGGGCATGATTCAGACAGACGCCGTGATCAATGAGGGAAACAGCGGGGGGCCCCTGGTGGACATCCATGGCCGGGTTGTGGGAATCAACACGGCCATTTATTCCCCGGGCGCCGCCTATATCGGCATTGGATTCGCCATTCCCATTAATCAGGCCAAACATTTTTTCACACCGTTCACCGGGGCCGTCCCCGCGGCTGTAAAATTTCCCGCCATCAATCCTTTGCATAAATTCCCCATTGACATGAACAAAGGCAGGCCCAATGATTTTAACCACACCACTTTCAGGGACTGCGCGCAATGCCATATCATCCAGGTCAAAAGCCCCATGATTGTCGGGCATAAACGCCCCCATCCTTTTGTCGGCGCCTGCGACAAATGCCATATCGTGGAGCGGACCCATGCCACGGGAGCGCCCGTCACGGTGGCGGCCAGGGGCCCGGGAACCCTTGACTTGTCATACCACTCCGATTCCTGGTCTTTTTTCAAGCATATCCTGTTAAAGGCGCTGCCGCTGTTTTTCGTGTCCTCCATTATTTTTTCCCTCCTGGGACTGGGAGGAGGCTTTTTTTATGTGCCCATCCTCATCATGTGTCATCTGGATTTTCACACGGCCAGCACAACCAGCCTTTTGATGATCACAACAGGCTCGCTGTCCGCGCTGTATGTCTTTAAAAAATCCGGGATGGTGGATCTCAAACTGGTCTCCGCGCTGGGGACGCCGGCCATGATCGGCTCTTTCGCGGGGGGCATTCTTTCAGACGCCTTTAATGTTTACACGCTGTATATCCTTTTTTCAATCACCCTGTTTGCCGCTTCATACATGATGGCGCAGGACAAAAAAATTCTGGAGGGCCGGTATTATCGGCTGGAGGCGAGTCCCCTGGTCATGCATCGGAGATTCAACGGGCACGAGTATTCCATTGATTTGGTTCTGGCGGGTTTCCTGGTGCTGTCTGTGGGGTTCTTAGGCGGATTGCTGGGCATCGCCGGGGGGTGGTTTCTGGTTCCCATGCTGGTTTTGCTGTTCTCCCTGCCCATGAGAATCGCGGTGGCGACCTCTTCATTCATTGTGCCGCTGAACGGGCTCGCCGGTTTTGCGGGGCATGGATTTGTCGGGCACATCGACTGGCAGCTGGCGTTGCCCCTGTGCGCCCTGGCGGCCATTGGGGCCCAGATCGGGGCCCGGATTTCAATCAAAACCGAAACCAATGTGCTGCGGGTCATTTTCGCGTTTATCCTGAGCCTTGTGGCGGTCTGGATGCTGACCAAGAACGTGTTTGTTTTTTAA
- the mad7 gene encoding magnetosome protein Mad7 (Evidence 3 : Putative function from multiple computational evidences), protein MKKTHNEHTLAAAELGTQCAICPLRGLFPEVCKLHRAQMMKKNARGAPFVKNEWVCWGAKIVTGAGVGLAGAVAGMAVVPALGVKALLGHMIAYQIAGAASATGAGVNVVTHAKKRTCETDSGKPHRRIGLKRQYTRLPYTLSEKGRKNNAS, encoded by the coding sequence ATGAAAAAAACCCATAACGAACACACCCTGGCGGCGGCTGAACTGGGGACCCAATGCGCCATCTGCCCGTTGAGGGGACTTTTCCCGGAGGTTTGCAAGCTTCACCGCGCGCAGATGATGAAAAAAAACGCCAGGGGCGCCCCTTTCGTAAAAAACGAATGGGTCTGCTGGGGGGCCAAAATCGTCACAGGAGCGGGAGTCGGCCTGGCCGGAGCCGTGGCGGGCATGGCTGTTGTGCCGGCGCTTGGGGTGAAAGCCCTGCTGGGGCATATGATCGCTTACCAGATCGCCGGCGCCGCTTCCGCCACAGGCGCCGGAGTGAATGTGGTGACGCATGCGAAAAAGAGGACGTGCGAAACAGACAGCGGAAAGCCACATCGCAGGATCGGCTTAAAAAGACAGTATACCCGATTGCCCTATACACTTTCCGAAAAAGGGAGAAAAAATAATGCCAGCTAA
- the mad8 gene encoding magnetosome protein Mad8 (Evidence 3 : Putative function from multiple computational evidences) encodes MPAKVSSYQKTKAAIRKKKAQEYMMGKDLFDDDIEQLSSKRNFGIVDVAKVGTGVVIGGGLGILSGVAAIAISASAAEIIIGGVVTKIAGVVGGAAGLGWGLHSVEKNNRGTSAKRGGK; translated from the coding sequence ATGCCAGCTAAAGTGAGTTCTTATCAAAAGACAAAGGCCGCTATCAGAAAGAAGAAAGCCCAGGAGTACATGATGGGAAAGGACCTTTTTGATGATGATATCGAACAACTTTCTTCAAAACGGAATTTTGGCATAGTCGATGTGGCAAAGGTCGGCACCGGGGTCGTGATCGGGGGGGGGCTTGGCATTCTTTCCGGCGTGGCCGCCATCGCCATTTCCGCCAGCGCCGCGGAAATTATAATCGGGGGGGTTGTCACCAAGATCGCCGGCGTGGTCGGGGGAGCCGCCGGTCTGGGGTGGGGGCTTCATTCCGTTGAGAAGAACAATCGTGGAACCAGCGCGAAAAGGGGGGGGAAATGA
- the mad23 gene encoding magnetosome protein Mad23 (Evidence 3 : Putative function from multiple computational evidences): MVLKGIASGLNGCGKLLVSSYDLSVGGSKAVYDTLKNTSCATVKLFKKANKTAEKIQEEQEIRRILKQDLEVYRKKTGKMERRHEKDFSRVIEEIDSAIKECVKNMDSEGFEALEPAVLDLLDHEVEIKILAATYLGETKQAQLAPILIAALGFNMPGLTDAIIKSIYSIDKKKIESLLSDLLKNPHARIRLTAMSHLDHMLTWKKAVRYQLERLEDKHPEVRLLAVKLLDLKNVQGIKSYLEPLLQDEYENVRKAVVKTLANVNNAEVLPMLVALLNDKVVDIRKTALKAIESIVGEEIKFDIFLTGKKRARAVEALKLHLFTAPGPEEVETAEEEVEPEPEPVEEEPQAAEPEVEPEPDPVKEEPPVAEADPEPETVEAKEEAEPETVAEEPQAAEEEVEPEPEPVAEEPPIAEPETVEAKEEPAPEVETADEEVEPEPVAEEPQAAEADVEPEPEKVEELAEEKSKSDPDQTGYAGIEFTEKNLSAMLKPQLITLCKELGIDISFTMKKALIIKEILSRMS; the protein is encoded by the coding sequence ATGGTTCTAAAAGGCATCGCTTCCGGTCTCAATGGCTGCGGGAAACTGCTTGTTTCCAGCTATGACTTAAGCGTCGGGGGATCCAAGGCCGTCTATGACACATTGAAAAACACATCCTGCGCCACGGTCAAACTGTTCAAAAAAGCGAATAAAACGGCGGAAAAGATTCAAGAAGAACAAGAGATCAGACGGATCCTCAAACAAGACCTGGAAGTCTATAGAAAGAAAACCGGGAAGATGGAGAGACGCCATGAAAAAGATTTTTCCCGGGTCATTGAAGAAATTGACAGCGCGATAAAAGAATGCGTGAAAAACATGGATTCCGAAGGATTTGAAGCTCTTGAGCCGGCAGTCCTGGATTTATTGGACCATGAGGTCGAGATTAAAATTCTTGCGGCCACTTACCTGGGCGAAACCAAACAGGCGCAGCTGGCGCCGATATTAATCGCCGCGTTGGGATTCAACATGCCCGGCTTAACCGATGCCATTATCAAGTCGATATACAGCATTGATAAAAAGAAAATCGAGTCCCTGCTCAGCGATTTGCTGAAAAATCCCCATGCCCGGATCCGGTTGACCGCCATGAGCCATTTGGACCACATGCTGACCTGGAAGAAGGCGGTGAGATATCAGTTGGAACGGCTTGAGGACAAACATCCGGAGGTCCGGCTGCTGGCCGTTAAACTTCTCGACCTGAAAAATGTCCAGGGAATTAAATCTTACCTTGAGCCGCTTCTTCAAGATGAATACGAAAACGTCCGAAAGGCGGTTGTCAAAACCCTGGCGAATGTCAATAATGCCGAAGTCCTTCCCATGCTTGTGGCATTGTTAAATGATAAAGTTGTTGATATTCGGAAAACAGCGTTAAAGGCCATTGAGTCCATTGTCGGAGAAGAAATTAAATTTGATATTTTCCTGACCGGTAAAAAACGCGCCAGGGCCGTTGAAGCCCTCAAGCTTCATCTCTTCACCGCCCCTGGGCCGGAGGAGGTTGAGACAGCGGAGGAGGAGGTCGAGCCGGAGCCGGAGCCTGTGGAGGAAGAGCCCCAAGCCGCGGAGCCGGAAGTCGAGCCCGAGCCGGATCCCGTGAAAGAAGAGCCCCCGGTCGCGGAGGCCGATCCGGAGCCCGAAACTGTGGAAGCAAAGGAGGAGGCCGAGCCCGAGACTGTGGCGGAAGAGCCCCAGGCCGCGGAGGAGGAAGTCGAGCCGGAGCCGGAGCCCGTGGCGGAAGAGCCCCCAATCGCGGAGCCCGAAACTGTGGAAGCAAAGGAGGAGCCCGCGCCGGAGGTTGAGACAGCGGATGAGGAAGTCGAGCCCGAGCCCGTGGCGGAAGAGCCCCAGGCCGCGGAGGCGGACGTTGAGCCGGAGCCGGAAAAAGTTGAGGAATTGGCGGAAGAAAAATCGAAATCGGACCCGGACCAGACCGGATATGCCGGCATCGAGTTTACGGAAAAGAATTTGAGCGCGATGCTCAAGCCCCAATTGATCACGCTTTGCAAAGAGCTTGGAATCGACATTTCGTTCACAATGAAAAAGGCCTTGATTATCAAGGAAATTTTATCCCGTATGTCCTGA
- the mad4 gene encoding Magnetosome protein Mad4 (Evidence 3 : Putative function from multiple computational evidences), whose product MTNEFIDKASSKNGLLFVGTIVLTIVVVSGLYGWIYGFNYLGQSVQGAGNVLVAAFNGPSGTLPQPQYIYPNAQPQAQAQPQAQPQPQAGQYVCPQHGAVGMPMYGQGGTPQCPVCGQVMRFVSAGNPSMAAAWNTGMGGGGNRFGGG is encoded by the coding sequence ATGACCAATGAGTTTATTGACAAAGCCTCATCAAAAAACGGGTTGCTTTTCGTGGGAACCATCGTCCTGACCATTGTGGTGGTCTCAGGGCTGTATGGATGGATTTACGGGTTCAATTATCTCGGGCAAAGCGTTCAGGGCGCCGGCAACGTGCTGGTGGCGGCCTTTAACGGACCGTCCGGGACTTTGCCCCAGCCGCAATATATCTACCCGAACGCTCAGCCCCAGGCCCAGGCTCAGCCCCAGGCTCAGCCCCAGCCCCAGGCCGGACAGTATGTCTGCCCTCAGCATGGCGCGGTGGGGATGCCCATGTACGGCCAGGGAGGGACGCCCCAATGCCCGGTTTGCGGGCAGGTGATGCGTTTTGTGAGCGCCGGGAATCCGTCAATGGCCGCGGCATGGAACACAGGCATGGGCGGGGGGGGGAATCGTTTTGGCGGCGGCTGA
- the mad6 gene encoding magnetosome protein Mad6 (Evidence 3 : Putative function from multiple computational evidences), whose translation MAFTSFRRVCQTAGTALSNGYLSVFLTHKLNNSMTKGFCVPILNCYSCPLALFSCPIGTIQHFAAFHVFPFYPLALLGLVGILVGRMSCGWICPFGLVQDLLYKVKLPKFDFNPNLGYIKYLVLLVFVFALPYQTGELWFSKLCPSGTLFASIPWFVWNPIDPGTGQPTLPGGPGVIFYVDLILLAIFLAWFMVTKRPFCRIFCPLGAIFSLFNKISFIQLKVDHACDGCERCESLCPVGINVHKTPNSPDCIRCLECVACEHVSVTTAAPFPKDSFAKNIARDLE comes from the coding sequence ATGGCATTCACTTCTTTCCGCAGGGTATGTCAGACGGCGGGCACAGCCCTCAGCAACGGGTATTTGTCCGTTTTTCTGACGCATAAGCTGAACAACTCTATGACAAAAGGGTTTTGCGTGCCGATCCTGAATTGTTATTCATGCCCGCTGGCGCTATTTTCCTGTCCAATCGGAACGATTCAGCATTTTGCGGCCTTTCACGTCTTCCCTTTTTATCCTCTTGCCCTTCTGGGCCTGGTCGGCATCTTAGTGGGAAGAATGAGCTGCGGATGGATTTGTCCGTTTGGTCTGGTTCAGGATTTATTGTACAAAGTGAAACTGCCGAAATTTGATTTTAACCCGAACCTTGGATATATCAAGTACCTGGTCCTGCTGGTGTTCGTATTTGCCCTGCCTTATCAGACAGGCGAATTGTGGTTTTCAAAATTATGTCCCTCGGGAACGCTTTTTGCGTCCATCCCGTGGTTTGTATGGAATCCCATTGACCCCGGAACCGGACAACCCACCCTGCCGGGCGGCCCGGGCGTCATTTTTTATGTGGATCTCATTTTGCTTGCGATCTTTCTGGCATGGTTTATGGTGACCAAAAGACCGTTTTGCAGAATTTTTTGCCCCCTTGGGGCTATTTTCTCTTTGTTTAATAAAATCAGTTTTATACAATTAAAGGTGGATCACGCGTGCGACGGGTGCGAGCGCTGCGAAAGCCTTTGTCCGGTTGGAATCAATGTGCATAAAACGCCCAACAGCCCGGACTGCATTCGGTGCCTTGAATGCGTCGCCTGCGAACACGTAAGCGTCACCACCGCGGCCCCTTTTCCAAAGGACTCTTTTGCCAAAAACATCGCCAGGGATTTGGAGTAA
- the mamM gene encoding Magnetosome protein MamM (Evidence 2a : Function from experimental evidences in other organisms) encodes MEIEKCRNCRGRVAWVGILVNLLLVVTKLVVGITSGSKACLADALHSTSNIITASAIWVTQRLTKKKADLSFNHGYGKAEFLAAGFVSFFILAAAILLISISIKHLLHEPASPPKLTAVLIAIISIVTNEMLFRYMRCVGSKFKSQTILANAWANRADSFSSMAVIVGVIGSRLGIPHLDPICAMIVVIVIVKISANILMDSIKSLMDVSVNDVYGDEIEEVSKKVGGVLDVSELKTRQIGSHIWAEINIHIEPLSKLKDGQAIADRVKQRLLDKIPDLENILIHVLPNGRQRKMVSGEATV; translated from the coding sequence ATGGAAATTGAAAAATGTCGGAATTGCCGTGGAAGAGTCGCCTGGGTCGGGATACTGGTGAACCTTCTTCTGGTCGTGACCAAGCTCGTGGTGGGGATCACAAGCGGCAGCAAGGCTTGCCTGGCCGACGCGCTGCATTCCACCTCTAATATTATAACCGCTTCCGCCATCTGGGTCACCCAAAGGTTGACGAAAAAGAAAGCCGATCTTTCGTTTAACCATGGATATGGAAAAGCGGAGTTCCTGGCCGCGGGATTTGTCAGTTTTTTTATTTTGGCCGCCGCCATTCTGCTCATCAGCATTTCCATTAAACACCTGCTCCATGAGCCGGCGTCTCCGCCGAAATTGACCGCGGTCCTCATCGCCATTATCTCCATTGTGACCAATGAGATGCTGTTTCGATACATGAGATGCGTGGGCTCCAAGTTTAAAAGCCAGACCATCCTTGCCAACGCATGGGCGAATCGGGCGGACAGTTTTTCTTCCATGGCCGTGATTGTCGGCGTGATCGGCTCCAGGCTCGGCATCCCCCACCTGGATCCGATTTGCGCGATGATTGTCGTGATCGTCATTGTCAAGATCAGCGCGAACATCCTGATGGATTCCATCAAAAGCCTGATGGATGTGTCGGTGAATGATGTTTATGGAGATGAAATAGAAGAAGTCAGCAAAAAAGTGGGGGGCGTGCTGGATGTTTCCGAACTCAAGACCCGGCAGATCGGCTCCCATATCTGGGCGGAGATCAATATTCATATTGAGCCCCTGTCCAAATTAAAAGACGGCCAGGCCATCGCCGATCGGGTCAAACAAAGGCTTTTAGATAAAATTCCGGATTTAGAGAATATTTTAATTCATGTGCTGCCCAATGGTAGACAAAGGAAAATGGTTTCAGGGGAGGCCACAGTATGA
- the mamE-Cter gene encoding magnetosome protein MamE-Cter (Evidence 3 : Putative function from multiple computational evidences) — translation MKKIPHFEVFLAPVTVLAFAGLLSLMYGWVGTMNSLGQETRETPEAPETRIVAMNTQANPIPESIAINTGIGNGQMRLLDVNAPAVPMGVGGAAGQMRFVANQPAPRPEGLSINTGIGNTRMSLRDVNTAFPSGIGGAQGQIFLADTPPFSSGVGGTRGQIQFINNAATAPRPYLGLEVSAINGAMARQMGLPTGVGVYVKSAIPGSPARKAGFSKGDILIKCDLKNVGSLDQLSKIISLRKPGDVIKCVVLTHNGRKKSFHAKLADGPTGFRQVAAARVNQKLWIGMEVQNIDAVMRRQMSLPKKGGVIVSYLNAHSPAGRAGIKVGDVVRRVNGVHIKEAEQFKATVAKALTGKPLELVLLRGGKTARVRLNPGPRPAVTQTIPKVPAAEMVVEGSWIGMDVSELKPGETAEFGLPAGSRGIVVNDVESPPATTVGFQTGDLITAVNSTPTPTMKTFVLATKGQSGAVVDILRGNRHMYITVPPPGFTQQGTPVKQGQNNPLKQVAAVMPGPHVVGVLSDQNSLRGNVSDESRARYLILFDPQNNRHTSVKVVPGEQIREVLSRHRATTLIVAGIGNRAKNSLTGHRLKVYSGVLGNVVEAFQLYQAGRLVAAR, via the coding sequence ATGAAGAAAATCCCACATTTTGAAGTTTTTCTTGCGCCGGTGACCGTGCTGGCGTTCGCCGGTCTGTTGTCCCTGATGTATGGCTGGGTCGGCACCATGAACAGCCTGGGCCAGGAAACAAGAGAAACGCCGGAGGCGCCTGAGACAAGAATTGTCGCCATGAACACCCAGGCGAATCCCATACCGGAAAGCATCGCCATCAACACGGGCATTGGAAATGGCCAGATGCGGCTCCTTGATGTCAACGCTCCGGCCGTCCCAATGGGCGTGGGCGGCGCCGCCGGCCAGATGCGTTTTGTCGCCAATCAGCCCGCCCCTCGCCCGGAAGGGCTTTCAATCAACACGGGAATCGGAAACACGCGGATGTCGCTGAGGGACGTGAACACCGCTTTTCCCTCGGGAATCGGCGGGGCCCAGGGCCAGATTTTTTTGGCGGACACGCCGCCCTTTTCTTCGGGCGTCGGGGGAACCCGGGGTCAGATTCAATTCATCAACAACGCGGCGACAGCCCCCAGACCCTATCTCGGCCTTGAAGTCAGCGCCATCAATGGCGCCATGGCCAGACAGATGGGGCTTCCCACAGGCGTCGGGGTTTACGTGAAGAGCGCCATACCCGGCTCCCCGGCCCGGAAGGCCGGATTTTCAAAAGGAGACATACTGATCAAGTGCGACTTGAAAAATGTGGGGTCCCTGGATCAGTTGAGCAAAATTATTTCCCTGCGCAAGCCCGGCGATGTCATCAAGTGCGTGGTCCTGACCCATAACGGAAGAAAAAAATCCTTTCACGCAAAATTGGCGGACGGCCCCACAGGGTTCAGACAGGTCGCGGCGGCCCGGGTCAATCAGAAGCTGTGGATTGGAATGGAAGTCCAGAATATTGACGCGGTGATGAGGCGCCAGATGAGCCTGCCGAAAAAAGGCGGCGTGATTGTCAGTTATCTTAACGCCCATTCCCCGGCCGGCAGAGCCGGAATAAAAGTCGGGGATGTGGTTCGAAGGGTGAACGGCGTTCATATCAAGGAAGCGGAGCAGTTTAAAGCCACTGTGGCAAAGGCCCTGACAGGCAAGCCCCTGGAGCTGGTTCTTCTCCGGGGGGGGAAAACCGCCCGGGTCCGTCTCAACCCGGGACCCAGGCCCGCGGTCACGCAAACCATACCCAAAGTGCCCGCGGCGGAAATGGTCGTGGAAGGCAGCTGGATCGGCATGGATGTGTCTGAGCTGAAACCGGGGGAAACAGCGGAATTCGGACTCCCGGCCGGCTCCCGGGGCATTGTGGTCAACGATGTGGAAAGCCCGCCCGCGACCACGGTGGGGTTCCAGACCGGGGATTTAATCACGGCGGTCAATTCCACTCCCACCCCGACCATGAAGACATTTGTTTTGGCCACCAAAGGCCAGAGCGGGGCGGTGGTGGATATTCTAAGGGGCAACCGGCACATGTATATCACGGTTCCGCCGCCCGGGTTCACCCAGCAGGGGACGCCGGTTAAACAGGGCCAGAATAATCCGCTGAAACAGGTGGCGGCCGTCATGCCCGGCCCCCATGTCGTGGGGGTCTTGTCCGATCAAAATTCCCTTCGCGGGAACGTGAGCGATGAAAGCCGGGCCCGGTATTTGATTTTATTTGATCCCCAAAACAACAGACACACCAGCGTGAAGGTGGTCCCGGGAGAGCAAATCCGGGAAGTTTTATCCCGCCATCGCGCCACAACGCTGATTGTGGCCGGCATCGGGAACAGGGCGAAAAATTCCCTGACCGGGCACAGGTTAAAGGTGTACAGCGGGGTTTTAGGCAACGTGGTGGAAGCGTTTCAACTTTATCAGGCAGGCCGCCTTGTGGCGGCGAGGTAG
- the mamL gene encoding Magnetosome protein MamL (Evidence 3 : Putative function from multiple computational evidences): MKIIFTIIITSIVVLFALQNFDHVTVYFFTSKPVSIRLFFIIIFSGVIGWLTRYIVAIQREEEFKKRFKMLLTEYKRLKAGLPDDNDDDF, translated from the coding sequence ATGAAAATTATATTTACAATTATTATCACGAGTATCGTCGTTTTATTCGCCTTGCAGAATTTTGATCACGTGACCGTATATTTTTTCACGTCCAAACCGGTGAGTATCCGTCTGTTTTTCATCATTATCTTTTCGGGTGTCATCGGCTGGCTGACGCGGTATATCGTCGCGATTCAACGCGAGGAAGAATTCAAGAAAAGATTCAAAATGCTTCTGACTGAGTATAAGAGGCTGAAAGCGGGTTTGCCTGATGACAATGATGATGACTTTTAA